A single Ignavibacteriales bacterium DNA region contains:
- a CDS encoding 50S ribosomal protein L1: MKASKRYTKIQETVNTQKEYTLKEAVAELKKHSNVKFTESLDVAIRLGVDPRHADQNVRGTVSLPHGTGKSVKVLVIAKGPKAQDALSAGADFAGFEEYLEKIKGGWADVDVIIATPDVMAELGKLGKMLGPKGLMPNPKSGTVTMDVAKAVKEVKAGKIDFRVEKAGIIHTSLGKLSFETDQLVENVQAFLNTVVKLKPSSSKGNYIKSLTLTSTMGPGLKILKDEIGAH; encoded by the coding sequence ATGAAAGCATCAAAAAGATATACAAAAATTCAGGAGACAGTAAATACTCAGAAAGAGTACACTCTGAAAGAAGCTGTCGCAGAACTGAAGAAACACTCGAACGTAAAGTTCACGGAGTCGCTTGATGTTGCTATTCGTCTTGGCGTTGATCCGCGTCACGCAGATCAGAACGTAAGAGGAACAGTATCACTGCCACACGGAACCGGAAAGAGTGTCAAAGTACTCGTCATAGCCAAAGGCCCCAAGGCGCAGGATGCTCTTTCAGCCGGTGCAGATTTTGCTGGTTTTGAAGAATACCTCGAAAAAATTAAAGGCGGCTGGGCAGATGTTGATGTCATTATAGCAACCCCTGATGTAATGGCTGAATTAGGAAAGCTCGGAAAGATGCTTGGTCCTAAAGGCCTTATGCCGAATCCGAAGAGCGGAACGGTTACCATGGATGTTGCTAAAGCCGTAAAAGAAGTTAAAGCCGGAAAAATCGATTTCCGCGTTGAAAAAGCCGGTATCATCCACACCTCATTAGGCAAATTGAGTTTTGAAACTGACCAGCTGGTAGAAAACGTTCAGGCATTCCTGAACACCGTGGTTAAGTTAAAGCCCTCATCCTCAAAAGGAAATTATATAAAGAGCTTAACGCTCACCAGCACCATGGGTCCTGGTCTTAAGATCCTTAAAGATGAAATAGGCGCTCATTAA
- the rpoC gene encoding DNA-directed RNA polymerase subunit beta' translates to MSINRTQETTSRDIESIRITLASPDDILNRSHGEVTKPETINYRSYRPEKDGLFCEKIFGPTRDWECYCGKYKRIRYKGIICDRCGVEVTQKNVRRERMGHIALAVPVVHIWFFKSLPSKIGNILGFSSKELERIIYYESYVVLNPGPTGLSRKDLITEEQYFEILQSLPPGNDKLDDKDPNKFYAKIGGEAIKELLKNTEIENLFHELRDQLRGETSMQKREDLLKRLKVLEAFRPKEGVDNRPEWMVLSYIPIIPPELRPLVPLEGGRFASSDLNDLYRRVIIRNNRLKRMIDIKAPEVILRNEKRMLQESVDALFDNSRRGSAVRSDNNRPLKSLSDMLKGKQGRFRQNLLGKRVDYSGRSVIVVGPELKLFQCGLPKDMAVELFKPFVIRKLIERGNSKTVKSAKKIVERKDPVIWEILEKIIDGHPVLLNRAPTLHRLGIQAFQPVLIDEKAIRLHPMVCTAFNADFDGDQMAVHVPLSHEAQLEAQLLMLSSHNILSPQNGSPIVVPTQDIVLGCYYLTKKLDNALGEGMVFSSSEEVTVAYDNRVVALHAAIKVRIDGQLIETTVGRVIFNKIVPKEMGYYNQVLIKKNFGKFIGAMFVKMGNKVTSKFLDDLKDLGFRYATAGGISISFSDLVIPERKQQLVDAANKEVEVVESNYDMGIITENERYNRLIDIWNHTSNDVAKVVMETLSTVSGGFNSVHMMADSGARGSQEQIKQLAGMRGLMMKPQKSMSGQAGEIIENPIIANFKEGLSVLEYFISTHGARKGLADTALKTADAGYLTRRLVDVAQDVIISEVDCGTFLGINVSALKDANEERESLSERITGRVVSDSVYDPVTGDLMIEAGEMVTEDIAKKIESTGFESVKIRSVLTCESKQGVCAKCYGRNLTNAKLVEVGEAVGVIAAQSIGEPGTQLTLRTFHTGGVASKEASQSLLEADAVGTVRFQNINFVLKDSFDGSKVKVVLGRRGVIEVYNENNVLSKKHQVPNGAELRIEDGSKVDKKTILFKHDPYNSLILTDIAGKIKFSDMKENITFQQITDDQTGYVQKVIIESKDKNMSPSVIVEAPDGTSKTFSIPSKAYLAVDEDEQVSAGTVLAKISKQASKSKDITAGLPRVTELFEARTPQESAILSDIVGIVKFGAKKKGYREIIVTSLDGSTEKKYNVPLSHNIVVLDGEQILNGEKITENHINPHDILRINGPTAVQEYLVNEIQDVYRLQGVKINDKHIEVIVRQMLQKVRISDPGDTRFLEDDQVDKVELNEENERIRNSVAVTDKGDSKLKEGTIISRTKFKELNADLKRKGKKIIEARECVSASFTHQLLGITSAALNTESFISAASFQETTKVLTNAAVAAKVDTLRGLKENVVMGRLIPAGTGLKKYKNLLIKVEEVPAPQAEEEVAE, encoded by the coding sequence ATGTCCATTAACAGAACACAGGAAACAACCAGCAGGGATATCGAGAGCATCCGTATAACGCTCGCGAGCCCCGATGATATTCTAAACCGGTCTCATGGTGAAGTAACCAAGCCGGAAACCATTAATTACCGCTCTTACCGTCCTGAAAAAGATGGTCTGTTCTGCGAAAAGATTTTCGGTCCTACACGTGACTGGGAATGTTACTGCGGAAAGTATAAGAGAATACGCTATAAAGGTATTATCTGCGACCGATGCGGTGTTGAAGTAACACAAAAGAACGTCAGAAGAGAAAGAATGGGTCACATTGCGCTTGCAGTACCCGTAGTTCATATCTGGTTCTTTAAGTCACTTCCGTCAAAAATCGGCAACATCCTCGGCTTCAGTTCAAAGGAACTGGAGAGGATTATATACTACGAATCATACGTGGTGCTTAATCCCGGACCAACCGGTCTGAGTCGTAAGGACCTTATCACTGAAGAACAGTATTTTGAAATTCTTCAGTCACTTCCTCCGGGAAATGATAAGCTCGATGATAAAGACCCGAATAAGTTCTATGCTAAAATCGGCGGCGAAGCTATAAAAGAACTTCTCAAGAATACCGAAATAGAAAACCTCTTCCACGAACTGCGCGATCAGCTTCGCGGTGAGACCAGTATGCAGAAGCGTGAAGATCTGCTCAAGAGGTTAAAGGTTCTTGAAGCATTCCGCCCCAAAGAAGGCGTGGATAACAGACCTGAATGGATGGTACTCAGTTATATACCAATCATTCCGCCGGAACTCAGACCGCTTGTGCCCCTTGAAGGCGGAAGATTTGCTTCCAGTGATCTGAACGATCTTTACCGCAGAGTTATCATCCGCAATAACCGTCTAAAGAGGATGATTGATATTAAAGCTCCGGAAGTAATTCTTCGTAATGAAAAGAGAATGCTTCAGGAGTCAGTTGATGCACTTTTTGATAACTCAAGAAGAGGCAGCGCTGTTCGTTCGGACAACAACAGGCCACTGAAATCCCTCAGCGATATGCTCAAGGGAAAGCAGGGAAGATTCCGTCAGAATCTTCTTGGAAAGCGCGTTGACTACTCAGGCCGTTCAGTAATTGTAGTTGGTCCTGAACTGAAACTGTTTCAGTGCGGTCTTCCTAAAGATATGGCCGTTGAACTCTTTAAGCCGTTTGTAATCCGCAAACTTATTGAAAGAGGAAACAGCAAGACCGTAAAGAGCGCGAAGAAAATTGTTGAAAGAAAAGACCCGGTTATCTGGGAAATTCTTGAAAAAATTATTGACGGACACCCGGTTCTGCTGAACAGAGCTCCGACTCTGCACAGACTTGGTATCCAGGCATTCCAGCCGGTGCTGATTGACGAAAAAGCAATCAGACTTCACCCGATGGTATGTACCGCGTTTAACGCGGATTTCGACGGTGACCAGATGGCGGTTCACGTTCCGCTTTCACATGAAGCACAGCTTGAAGCACAGCTCCTTATGCTCAGTTCACACAACATTCTCTCTCCGCAAAACGGAAGTCCGATTGTTGTGCCTACGCAGGATATCGTACTTGGCTGTTACTATCTTACCAAGAAGCTTGATAATGCTCTCGGCGAAGGCATGGTATTCTCAAGTTCTGAAGAAGTAACCGTTGCATATGATAACAGAGTAGTAGCTCTTCATGCTGCAATTAAAGTCCGTATTGATGGTCAGTTAATTGAAACCACGGTTGGAAGAGTAATCTTCAATAAAATTGTACCCAAAGAAATGGGTTACTATAATCAGGTACTTATAAAGAAAAACTTTGGTAAGTTCATCGGCGCGATGTTCGTTAAGATGGGCAACAAAGTTACCTCAAAGTTCCTTGATGATCTGAAAGATCTCGGATTCCGTTATGCAACCGCAGGCGGTATCTCTATCAGCTTCAGCGATCTGGTTATCCCTGAAAGAAAACAGCAGCTTGTTGATGCGGCCAATAAAGAAGTTGAAGTAGTTGAAAGCAACTACGATATGGGTATTATCACTGAGAATGAAAGATATAACCGTCTCATTGATATATGGAACCATACATCGAATGACGTTGCGAAGGTGGTTATGGAAACACTTTCTACCGTAAGCGGCGGCTTCAACTCCGTTCACATGATGGCTGACTCAGGCGCTAGAGGTTCTCAGGAACAGATTAAACAGCTTGCCGGTATGCGCGGTCTTATGATGAAACCGCAGAAATCCATGTCCGGTCAGGCGGGTGAAATCATCGAAAACCCGATTATCGCTAACTTCAAAGAAGGCCTTTCAGTACTTGAGTACTTTATCTCCACACACGGTGCGAGAAAAGGTCTTGCTGATACAGCTCTTAAAACCGCGGATGCAGGTTATCTGACCAGAAGACTTGTGGACGTTGCTCAGGATGTAATTATCAGCGAAGTCGACTGCGGTACCTTCCTTGGTATTAACGTAAGCGCGCTTAAAGACGCAAATGAAGAAAGAGAATCACTCTCTGAAAGAATCACCGGACGTGTGGTATCAGATTCAGTATATGATCCTGTTACCGGCGATCTGATGATTGAAGCAGGGGAGATGGTTACTGAAGACATCGCGAAGAAAATTGAATCAACCGGATTCGAATCAGTTAAAATCCGTTCAGTACTTACCTGCGAATCAAAGCAGGGAGTATGCGCAAAATGCTACGGCAGAAACCTGACCAATGCAAAATTAGTTGAGGTAGGAGAAGCGGTCGGTGTTATTGCTGCACAGTCAATCGGTGAGCCGGGTACTCAGCTTACGCTCAGAACCTTCCACACAGGCGGTGTTGCTTCTAAGGAAGCAAGCCAGTCATTGCTTGAAGCAGATGCTGTTGGTACCGTGCGCTTCCAGAATATCAACTTTGTCCTGAAGGATTCGTTCGACGGTTCCAAGGTAAAAGTTGTGCTCGGAAGAAGAGGCGTTATTGAAGTGTACAATGAAAATAATGTTCTTTCCAAAAAGCATCAGGTGCCCAACGGTGCTGAACTCAGGATTGAGGACGGAAGCAAAGTTGATAAGAAGACCATTCTTTTCAAGCACGATCCGTATAACTCACTGATTCTTACCGATATCGCCGGTAAAATCAAGTTCAGTGATATGAAGGAAAATATAACCTTCCAGCAGATTACTGACGATCAGACCGGTTACGTGCAAAAGGTGATTATTGAGTCCAAAGACAAGAATATGTCACCAAGCGTTATTGTTGAGGCGCCGGACGGAACCTCCAAAACCTTCAGCATTCCTTCAAAAGCCTATCTGGCAGTTGATGAGGACGAGCAGGTTTCAGCTGGTACCGTACTGGCTAAAATCTCAAAACAGGCCTCAAAATCGAAAGATATTACCGCGGGTCTGCCAAGAGTAACAGAATTATTCGAAGCAAGGACTCCGCAGGAATCTGCGATCTTGTCTGATATCGTAGGAATTGTTAAATTTGGAGCTAAGAAAAAAGGTTACAGGGAAATCATTGTAACCTCGCTCGACGGCTCTACTGAAAAGAAGTATAACGTGCCGCTCAGCCATAATATTGTAGTACTCGACGGTGAGCAGATATTGAATGGCGAGAAAATTACTGAAAACCATATCAATCCGCATGATATTCTGCGGATTAACGGACCAACGGCGGTACAGGAATACCTCGTAAATGAAATCCAGGACGTTTACCGTCTCCAGGGCGTAAAGATAAACGATAAGCATATTGAAGTTATCGTTCGTCAGATGCTCCAGAAAGTCAGAATCAGCGATCCGGGTGATACCAGATTCCTCGAAGACGATCAGGTTGACAAAGTTGAACTGAACGAAGAAAACGAAAGAATCAGGAACTCCGTAGCTGTTACAGACAAGGGTGACAGTAAACTGAAAGAAGGAACGATTATCAGCCGCACTAAGTTTAAAGAGCTTAACGCGGATCTGAAAAGAAAAGGAAAAAAAATTATCGAGGCAAGAGAATGCGTGAGTGCAAGCTTTACGCACCAATTACTCGGTATCACATCGGCTGCTCTGAACACTGAAAGTTTTATCTCAGCCGCATCTTTCCAGGAGACCACTAAAGTTCTCACAAATGCCGCAGTTGCAGCTAAGGTAGATACCTTACGCGGACTGAAGGAAAACGTTGTGATGGGAAGACTTATTCCCGCAGGAACTGGCCTTAAGAAATATAAGAACCTCTTGATAAAAGTAGAAGAGGTACCAGCCCCCCAGGCTGAAGAAGAAGTAGCCGAATAA
- a CDS encoding 50S ribosomal protein L10, which produces MDRNEKQQVIDEVAELINKSMAVYCVDYAGVDVADISKLRAEFRKEGIVYKVVKNTFFSRAVDQAGKYTELKGSLPGMSGFAFAFDNPGAPAKVIKKYFDDKKKFALKGACIDAQYFPGSSLNELASLPSKPEVIAAILSSINAPASGIVGSIHAVIRELVSVIDEIEKKKAA; this is translated from the coding sequence ATGGATAGAAACGAAAAACAACAAGTCATTGACGAGGTTGCTGAGCTCATCAACAAAAGCATGGCTGTCTACTGTGTGGACTATGCCGGTGTGGATGTTGCTGATATAAGCAAGCTTCGCGCTGAGTTCCGGAAAGAGGGAATTGTTTACAAAGTCGTTAAGAACACTTTTTTCTCACGTGCCGTTGACCAGGCCGGTAAATATACTGAACTGAAAGGTTCACTGCCAGGCATGTCAGGATTTGCATTCGCATTCGATAATCCGGGTGCACCTGCAAAAGTGATTAAAAAGTATTTTGATGATAAGAAAAAATTCGCCTTAAAAGGTGCCTGCATAGATGCACAGTATTTCCCCGGCAGCAGCTTAAACGAGCTGGCTTCCCTGCCGAGCAAGCCGGAAGTAATTGCAGCAATTCTCAGCAGCATCAACGCACCGGCATCCGGAATCGTCGGTTCAATTCACGCAGTTATCAGAGAACTTGTCAGTGTTATTGACGAGATCGAAAAGAAAAAAGCTGCATAA
- the rpoB gene encoding DNA-directed RNA polymerase subunit beta: MENNNRISFGQIEPILNVPDLLAIQKESFEGFLQLHTAPAERDNFGLQQVFTSNFPIFDNKENFRLDFVEYYIEKPRYSMAECTEKGLTFSAPLKAKLRLSAKDQETQEWVDAVEEVVYLGNLPFMTDKATFIINGAERVVVTQLHRSPGVAFSKAFHPNNTPLYSARIIPLKGSWVEFATDINYILYCYIDRRKKFPSTMLLRALGFVTDEQILELFNLVEEIKVSEVNIADYIGRTIASDVVDMNTGEIFLTREDVISEDHLERIHEAEVEIIKVIKTDTKVEQNLIMNTLKKDTSHSREEALFAIYRQLRTGEPPDLEAAQALIEKLFFNDKRYDLGDVGRHRMNDKLKLEIPETTTVLTPEDIIEIMKYILRMKDGLEESDDIDHLGNRRVKTVGEQLGSQFNVGIARMARTIKERMNIRDSENFTPSELVNARTISSVINGFFGTNQLSQFMDQTNPLAELTHKRRMSALGPGGLTRERAGFEVRDVHYTHYGRLCPIETPEGPNIGLISSLTIYARVNRYGFLETPYRVVKNGKVTNELIYLTAEMEDQKTIAQANAMLNKDGSFVDERVKSRNHGEFPIVTPDKIDYMDVAPAQIVSAAAALIPFLEHDDANRALMGSNMQRQAVPLLRPEAPVVGTGLEGKAARDSRAVIVAEDNGVVEYVDSDKIMVKYDFDPNSEETLLRFEDSHLKTFKLIKFSGTNQETSISQKPIVKQGQRIKKGDVLADGFATQGGELALGRNVLVAFMPWRGYNFEDAIILSERLVAEDIYTSIHIEEFETQVRETKRGEEELTREIPNVNDETLRNLDENGIIRVGAEVKEGDILIGKITPKGETDPTPEEKLLRAIFGDKAGDVKDASLKATPGLRGTVIKTRLFSKKKKEADTKKNEKRILDNFENDFKNRFYSHDQKLLAKLKSICSGNTTKGIRDLEGKVVIKANTKLSDSHFEDVTLVKNYEPAEAWFDDSALSELVKKLYKSYFQYLNVLEEEYKREKMKLQLGDELPPGILQLAKVYVAKKRKISVGDKMAGRHGNKGVVSKIVPVEDMPFLEDGTPVDIILNPLGVPSRMNLGQLYETALGWVGKKLGVKFATPVFDGASPEDVNEWVSKAGLPNGVKAELTDGRSGEKFHSPVTCGYIYMLKLGHLVDDKIHARSIGPYSLITQQPLGGKAQFGGQRFGEMEVWALEAYGASHILQEILTVKSDDVAGRTKVYDAIVKGQNIQDPNIPESFNVLIKELQGLGLDIKIN, from the coding sequence TTGGAAAATAACAATAGAATTTCCTTCGGACAGATTGAGCCAATTCTTAATGTACCCGATCTATTAGCTATTCAGAAAGAATCCTTTGAAGGCTTTTTACAGCTTCACACTGCCCCGGCAGAAAGGGATAATTTCGGCCTTCAGCAGGTATTTACATCTAACTTTCCGATTTTTGATAATAAAGAAAATTTCCGGCTCGATTTTGTAGAATACTACATTGAAAAGCCGCGTTACTCCATGGCTGAGTGCACTGAGAAAGGTCTTACCTTCTCTGCTCCGCTAAAGGCAAAACTCCGCCTTTCAGCCAAAGATCAGGAAACACAGGAATGGGTTGATGCAGTTGAAGAAGTTGTCTATCTCGGCAATCTTCCGTTCATGACTGATAAAGCAACCTTTATAATTAACGGTGCTGAGCGTGTTGTGGTAACACAGCTTCACCGCTCACCGGGTGTGGCTTTCTCCAAAGCATTCCATCCGAACAATACCCCGCTTTATTCAGCGAGAATTATTCCTCTGAAGGGCTCATGGGTTGAGTTCGCGACAGATATTAATTACATTCTTTACTGCTACATTGACCGCAGAAAAAAATTCCCTTCAACCATGCTGCTGCGTGCGCTTGGCTTTGTTACCGATGAGCAGATTCTTGAACTCTTTAACTTAGTTGAAGAAATTAAGGTAAGTGAAGTAAATATCGCTGACTACATCGGCCGCACTATCGCGAGCGACGTGGTTGACATGAATACCGGTGAAATTTTCCTTACCCGCGAAGATGTGATTTCTGAAGATCATCTCGAAAGAATTCATGAAGCAGAAGTTGAAATAATAAAGGTCATCAAAACCGATACTAAGGTTGAGCAGAACCTTATTATGAATACGCTTAAGAAAGATACTTCTCACTCCCGTGAAGAAGCACTTTTTGCAATTTACCGGCAGTTAAGAACCGGTGAACCGCCTGATCTTGAAGCAGCTCAGGCACTTATTGAAAAACTCTTCTTTAACGATAAGAGATATGATCTTGGTGATGTAGGCCGTCACCGCATGAATGACAAGCTGAAACTTGAAATTCCTGAAACCACTACGGTTCTTACTCCTGAAGATATCATCGAAATCATGAAGTATATACTTCGCATGAAAGATGGTCTTGAAGAATCAGATGATATAGATCATCTGGGCAACAGAAGAGTAAAAACAGTGGGCGAGCAGCTCGGTTCACAGTTTAACGTTGGTATAGCCAGAATGGCCCGTACCATTAAAGAAAGAATGAATATCCGTGATTCGGAGAATTTCACTCCTTCCGAACTGGTAAACGCGCGTACCATCAGCAGCGTTATCAACGGATTCTTCGGTACAAACCAGCTTTCACAGTTCATGGATCAGACCAATCCGCTTGCAGAGCTTACTCACAAGAGAAGAATGTCTGCACTCGGACCAGGCGGTCTTACCAGAGAAAGAGCCGGCTTCGAAGTCCGTGACGTACACTACACACACTACGGCCGCCTCTGCCCGATTGAAACACCTGAAGGTCCGAACATCGGTCTTATCTCATCACTGACGATATATGCCCGTGTAAACCGTTACGGTTTCCTTGAAACTCCGTACCGTGTTGTGAAAAATGGTAAAGTCACCAATGAACTGATATATCTCACCGCTGAGATGGAAGATCAGAAGACAATTGCTCAGGCAAATGCGATGCTGAATAAGGATGGCTCATTCGTTGATGAAAGAGTTAAGTCCAGAAATCACGGTGAATTCCCGATAGTAACTCCGGATAAGATTGACTATATGGACGTTGCTCCTGCTCAGATTGTATCTGCAGCAGCAGCCCTGATACCATTTCTTGAACATGATGATGCTAACCGCGCGCTCATGGGATCAAACATGCAGCGCCAGGCTGTGCCGCTCCTCCGTCCGGAAGCTCCGGTCGTAGGTACCGGTCTCGAAGGCAAAGCAGCAAGAGACTCCCGTGCAGTTATTGTTGCTGAAGACAACGGCGTGGTTGAATATGTAGATTCTGATAAGATCATGGTTAAGTATGACTTTGATCCTAATTCAGAAGAAACACTGCTCAGATTTGAAGACAGCCATCTTAAAACCTTCAAACTGATTAAGTTCTCCGGTACCAACCAGGAAACTTCCATCAGCCAGAAGCCGATCGTTAAACAAGGACAGCGGATTAAAAAAGGCGATGTTCTTGCTGACGGTTTTGCCACACAGGGCGGCGAACTTGCGCTTGGAAGAAACGTGCTTGTCGCGTTCATGCCATGGAGAGGTTACAACTTTGAAGATGCTATCATCCTCAGCGAGCGCCTCGTTGCTGAAGATATATATACATCTATCCACATTGAAGAGTTCGAAACCCAGGTACGTGAGACAAAGCGCGGTGAAGAAGAACTGACCCGTGAAATTCCGAACGTGAATGATGAAACACTCCGCAATCTTGATGAAAACGGAATCATCCGCGTCGGTGCAGAAGTAAAAGAAGGAGATATTCTTATCGGTAAAATCACTCCTAAAGGTGAAACCGATCCTACTCCTGAAGAAAAACTGCTCCGTGCGATCTTTGGTGATAAGGCCGGCGATGTAAAAGATGCATCGCTGAAAGCAACACCGGGTCTCCGCGGCACGGTTATTAAAACCCGTCTTTTCAGCAAGAAGAAAAAAGAAGCTGATACCAAGAAGAACGAAAAGAGAATTCTTGATAATTTCGAAAATGACTTCAAGAACCGCTTCTATTCACATGATCAGAAACTTCTTGCTAAGCTGAAATCAATCTGCTCAGGCAATACTACCAAGGGCATCAGAGATCTTGAAGGTAAAGTGGTTATTAAAGCAAACACAAAACTTTCAGACAGCCACTTTGAAGATGTTACCCTGGTTAAGAATTATGAACCTGCAGAAGCATGGTTTGATGACAGCGCGCTCAGCGAACTGGTAAAAAAGCTGTATAAGAGCTACTTCCAGTATCTGAACGTTCTTGAAGAAGAGTATAAGAGAGAGAAGATGAAACTGCAGCTTGGTGATGAGCTTCCTCCGGGAATTCTTCAGCTTGCTAAAGTGTATGTTGCCAAAAAGAGAAAAATCTCCGTTGGTGACAAAATGGCAGGAAGACACGGCAACAAGGGTGTGGTATCCAAGATCGTTCCGGTCGAAGATATGCCATTCCTTGAAGACGGTACACCTGTTGATATCATTCTTAACCCTCTCGGCGTGCCTTCACGTATGAACCTTGGCCAGTTGTATGAAACAGCGCTCGGCTGGGTTGGCAAAAAGCTTGGAGTTAAGTTCGCTACACCGGTATTTGACGGTGCTTCTCCGGAAGATGTGAACGAATGGGTGAGCAAAGCCGGTCTGCCAAACGGCGTGAAAGCTGAACTTACTGACGGACGCTCAGGCGAGAAATTCCATTCGCCGGTAACCTGCGGATATATATACATGCTTAAACTGGGCCACCTTGTGGACGATAAAATCCACGCAAGGAGCATCGGACCCTACTCTCTCATTACTCAGCAGCCTCTCGGCGGTAAAGCCCAGTTCGGCGGCCAGAGATTCGGAGAAATGGAAGTCTGGGCGCTTGAGGCCTACGGAGCATCGCATATCCTTCAGGAAATTCTCACGGTTAAGAGTGATGACGTTGCCGGAAGAACCAAAGTATATGATGCAATAGTAAAAGGACAGAATATTCAGGACCCGAATATACCCGAATCCTTTAACGTATTAATTAAAGAACTTCAAGGCCTTGGTCTTGATATTAAAATTAATTAA
- the rplL gene encoding 50S ribosomal protein L7/L12 — protein MSEKVSELVEKIKALTLVEASELKKALEEEFGVSAAAPMMMGAMPAAGAAAAAPVEEKTEFDVVLSAAGANKINVIKVVRAHTGLGLKEAKDLVDGAPKTVKEAVSKDEAEKIKKELEEAGATVQVK, from the coding sequence ATGTCTGAAAAAGTATCAGAATTAGTAGAAAAAATCAAAGCGTTAACCTTAGTTGAAGCTTCAGAATTAAAGAAAGCACTCGAAGAAGAATTCGGCGTTAGCGCTGCTGCACCGATGATGATGGGCGCAATGCCTGCTGCAGGCGCTGCTGCTGCCGCTCCGGTTGAAGAGAAGACTGAGTTTGATGTTGTTCTTTCAGCTGCTGGCGCAAACAAAATTAACGTTATTAAAGTTGTCCGCGCTCATACCGGTCTCGGTCTGAAAGAAGCTAAGGATCTGGTTGACGGTGCACCAAAGACCGTTAAAGAAGCTGTATCCAAAGACGAAGCTGAAAAGATCAAAAAAGAGCTCGAAGAAGCAGGCGCTACTGTTCAGGTAAAGTAA
- the rplK gene encoding 50S ribosomal protein L11, giving the protein MAKKITGYIKLQIPAGKANPSPPVGPALGQKGVNIMEFCKQFNARTASQDGLIIPVVITVFSDKSFTFITKTPPAPVLLLKAAKLDKGSAIPNRNKVGKVSMAQVEEIAKLKMPDLNANDIEAAKSMVAGTARSMGITVEG; this is encoded by the coding sequence ATGGCTAAGAAAATAACAGGTTACATTAAGCTTCAGATTCCGGCAGGCAAAGCAAATCCGTCACCTCCGGTAGGTCCGGCACTCGGTCAGAAGGGTGTGAATATTATGGAGTTCTGTAAACAGTTCAACGCAAGAACTGCTTCACAGGACGGGCTGATCATCCCGGTTGTTATTACCGTATTCTCAGATAAGTCATTCACCTTTATTACCAAAACCCCTCCTGCTCCGGTGCTCCTCTTAAAGGCAGCTAAACTGGACAAAGGATCAGCCATCCCGAACAGAAACAAAGTCGGCAAAGTAAGCATGGCACAGGTAGAGGAAATCGCAAAGCTGAAAATGCCTGATCTTAACGCAAATGATATTGAAGCAGCCAAGAGCATGGTTGCCGGTACCGCCCGTTCAATGGGTATTACCGTAGAAGGATAA